One genomic window of Dethiosulfovibrio russensis includes the following:
- a CDS encoding BMP family protein: MRAFCKLTVAFLFISGIFCSSAWADKVKVALILPSTIDDMAWGQAMYDGLKAVQEGMGDDNFELAVSERLWNAVDAGSAIRQYASQGYSLVIAHGAQYQSVLDEVAPDFPETSFAYGTGFNAGAPNIFAYDPHAQEGAYLLGMLAGLTTKTGIIGVVGPVEAGDAIKYNKGFVKGVKASNPDAKVRIAYTGSFGDLVAAGEIAKTHIKAGADILTGSAQQTVGAIKVASTKPGVFWLSTDMDQSSLAPDTVLAAQAYDFSEVVEQMLELRKSGILGGRHIALSLATGTLDLVWNPELSDSIPEEVVTRIEEAKEKIASGTLKVNLD; the protein is encoded by the coding sequence ATGAGGGCTTTTTGCAAGTTGACCGTTGCGTTTCTGTTTATATCGGGGATTTTCTGTAGTTCCGCCTGGGCGGATAAGGTCAAGGTGGCCTTGATATTACCCAGCACCATAGACGATATGGCCTGGGGACAGGCGATGTACGATGGGCTTAAGGCGGTTCAAGAGGGGATGGGAGACGATAATTTCGAGCTGGCTGTCAGCGAAAGGCTGTGGAATGCCGTCGACGCCGGATCAGCCATCAGACAATACGCCTCTCAGGGATACTCGTTGGTTATCGCTCATGGAGCCCAGTATCAGAGTGTGTTGGACGAGGTCGCTCCGGATTTCCCCGAGACCTCTTTCGCCTACGGTACCGGGTTCAACGCCGGAGCTCCCAACATATTCGCCTACGATCCTCACGCTCAGGAAGGAGCCTATCTCCTGGGGATGTTGGCTGGGTTGACCACCAAGACCGGTATCATCGGTGTGGTAGGGCCTGTGGAGGCTGGCGATGCCATAAAATACAACAAGGGCTTCGTAAAAGGGGTGAAGGCTTCCAATCCGGATGCCAAGGTCCGAATAGCCTATACCGGTAGTTTCGGAGATCTCGTAGCAGCAGGGGAGATCGCTAAGACCCACATAAAAGCCGGAGCGGATATCCTGACCGGTTCGGCTCAGCAGACGGTGGGAGCCATAAAGGTGGCCTCCACAAAACCGGGAGTATTCTGGCTTTCTACCGATATGGATCAATCTTCCTTGGCTCCCGATACCGTTTTGGCCGCTCAGGCCTACGATTTTTCCGAGGTAGTGGAGCAGATGCTGGAACTTCGAAAGTCCGGTATCCTAGGTGGAAGGCATATAGCCTTAAGCCTCGCTACCGGTACTTTGGACCTCGTGTGGAACCCTGAATTGTCCGATTCGATCCCTGAGGAAGTGGTGACCAGGATCGAGGAGGCGAAGGAGAAGATAGCCTCCGGCACCTTGAAGGTAAATCTGGATTAG
- a CDS encoding nucleoside deaminase, producing the protein MNSVADVDLDFLRRSFKIAEKARARGDHPFGAILVYHGEVLLEQGNVVETGRDLTGHAEITLVRVASSSLERAVLTESCLYSSAEPCAMCSGAIYWAGIGRLVYGLSEYRLRRVTGSDERNLTLDVPCRDIFAKGRSRIEVVGPMLEDEAEEVHRGFWESRL; encoded by the coding sequence ATGAATTCCGTCGCAGATGTCGACCTTGATTTTCTCCGGAGATCTTTCAAAATAGCGGAGAAAGCACGGGCCAGAGGGGATCATCCCTTTGGAGCTATTTTAGTTTATCACGGTGAAGTGTTGCTTGAGCAGGGCAACGTGGTGGAGACCGGACGAGATCTTACCGGTCATGCCGAGATAACCCTGGTCAGGGTTGCCTCGAGTTCTCTCGAAAGGGCCGTTTTGACCGAGAGCTGTCTTTATTCAAGTGCGGAGCCCTGTGCTATGTGTAGCGGAGCGATCTACTGGGCTGGAATCGGAAGGCTGGTCTATGGTCTTAGCGAGTATCGCCTTAGGAGGGTGACTGGATCGGACGAGAGAAACCTGACATTGGATGTTCCCTGTCGGGATATTTTCGCCAAGGGTAGGTCGAGGATCGAGGTGGTAGGGCCCATGTTGGAGGACGAGGCGGAGGAGGTCCATCGGGGATTTTGGGAGTCACGCCTTTAG